Proteins co-encoded in one Streptomyces sp. NBC_01283 genomic window:
- a CDS encoding FKBP-type peptidyl-prolyl cis-trans isomerase, which yields MSEPTKPTITVPEGEAPAELTTRDLVMGDGPQAKPGAVVRVHYVGATFASGKEFDSSWEEGRPFKFALGGGRAIKGWDRGIRGMKAGGRREIIIPPRLAYGQQSPSTLIPAGSTLIFIVDLLSVADGTTPARPGPTRAPGSA from the coding sequence GACCAAGCCGACCATCACAGTTCCGGAAGGTGAAGCACCCGCCGAACTGACCACCCGGGACCTCGTGATGGGAGACGGGCCCCAGGCCAAGCCGGGCGCAGTCGTGCGAGTGCACTACGTAGGAGCCACCTTCGCCTCCGGAAAGGAATTCGACTCCTCCTGGGAAGAGGGCCGGCCATTCAAGTTCGCCCTGGGCGGCGGCAGGGCCATTAAGGGCTGGGACCGGGGAATCCGAGGAATGAAAGCCGGCGGCCGACGCGAGATCATCATCCCCCCGCGCCTCGCCTACGGCCAGCAATCACCCTCCACGCTGATCCCCGCAGGCTCAACACTGATCTTCATCGTGGACCTGCTCTCGGTCGCCGACGGCACCACCCCAGCACGCCCCGGCCCGACCCGCGCGCCCGGCTCGGCCTGA